The genomic interval GGCCTGTGCAGATGGGGGCGTCTGGGTCTCCACCCAAGAAATCCACAATGACTTCTTGGCCCACGCGTGGCACATGCATGGCACCTAACTGGTTGCCTGCCCACGCGCTGCCAACGCGTACCCAGCAAGAGCTGTTTTGGTTCTTCTGGCCGTAGCGGTCCCAGTGGAACTGCACTTTGATGCGCCCTAGTTGGTCGGTGTAGAGGTTGCTCTCTGCGGTGTCTGCACTGGGGCCACACACCACAGCGGTTTCTGGGCCGTGGGTGCGGGGTTTTTCATTCGCAAAGGCTGGGCGCAATGCCTCGGTGCTGGGCTGCACATCAAACTGGGTAACCACTCGCCATTGGCCGCTTAGGCGTTGGGCGTCGCTCAAGGCTTTGATGTTGAGTGCTTGCACGGAGCTGATGACGTTTTGCAATATTTGTTGTGCAGCATTGCTGCTGTCACGCTGGGTGTCTTCACTGACGTTTTCAATCAAGACGTGCGTGCCCAGAGTGATGTACTCGGTGTTGGCTTTGCTTTGCGGGTACTCGCTGAGCTTGAAGGTGCTGCCCGCTTGAATACCCCGCACATGCCCCACGCCACTGGCGCGCAGCCCGTCTTGGCGCAAGGCCTGCATGCGCAGACGGGCCAAGTGCTTGCCTTGCTCTTCGGTTTGGTTGGCTGGCTTGGTGGCCCCCGCATTGGGCTGGGCGTAGCGGGTTTGGTGCCACTGGTACACCTCTTGGGTGTTGTGGCCCGTGTTGCGAGGCGCTTTGTGCTCTGACGCTAAGTCTGTCTTGGGGCGGGTGTAGTCATACTCCACGCTCGCAAAACGGGCACTGACCATTTGTTCTGCGGGGCTGAAGGCATGGATGTATTCACGGTCTAGCTTGTGACCCAGTGGATAGAACGGGTAATCATGTGCGGGTTTGAATGCACCGTTGTGGTCTGACAAGACCAAGCGGTGTACGCCACCTGAGTGTTCGAAGTGGTAGTTAATGCCCCAGGTTTGCATGAGGCGGGTGACAAATTCAAAATCACTCTCGTTGTACTGCACGCAGTAGTCGCGCACGGGGTAGCTCTCGATGAGCCTGCGCTCCACAGCAAAGGGGTAGTCCGCCAGCACGGCGTTGATGACGTCAACGGGGGTTTGGTCTTGAAATACTTTGCAGTCACTGGTGAGCGTGGCTAGGTGTAGCCACGAGCGCAGGGTCAACTCATACAGTGCATGGCGGCTGTCTTCACCCAAAAACCTTGCTTGCGTGATGAGGCCTGAGATTTCTCGCACGCCTGCGTCTTGGTTGCTCATGCCAGCAAGACCGGCCAAGCCCGCCACAAACGAGCCGTGGCCTTCGAGTTCAATTTGGCAGCACAGCTCGTGGCCGACCAGGTCTTGCAGCGCATAGTTGGCTGCAGCACCGCCCACGAAGTTCAACGCATCGGGGGTTTGCAAGGTCAGCTTGTATTCAAACAGCTGGTTGAGGCCTTCTGCGCCTTCGAGTTTTAAGGGCAC from Limnohabitans curvus carries:
- a CDS encoding type VI secretion system Vgr family protein, which codes for MQHLFTTKRPLSVQSSALDQVVGAGSLVPLKLEGAEGLNQLFEYKLTLQTPDALNFVGGAAANYALQDLVGHELCCQIELEGHGSFVAGLAGLAGMSNQDAGVREISGLITQARFLGEDSRHALYELTLRSWLHLATLTSDCKVFQDQTPVDVINAVLADYPFAVERRLIESYPVRDYCVQYNESDFEFVTRLMQTWGINYHFEHSGGVHRLVLSDHNGAFKPAHDYPFYPLGHKLDREYIHAFSPAEQMVSARFASVEYDYTRPKTDLASEHKAPRNTGHNTQEVYQWHQTRYAQPNAGATKPANQTEEQGKHLARLRMQALRQDGLRASGVGHVRGIQAGSTFKLSEYPQSKANTEYITLGTHVLIENVSEDTQRDSSNAAQQILQNVISSVQALNIKALSDAQRLSGQWRVVTQFDVQPSTEALRPAFANEKPRTHGPETAVVCGPSADTAESNLYTDQLGRIKVQFHWDRYGQKNQNSSCWVRVGSAWAGNQLGAMHVPRVGQEVIVDFLGGDPDAPICTGRVYNQLNMPPWALPSSQALSGFRSRELTPSGGNSAAGRSNHLILDDTEAKIQAQLKSDHAHSQLSLGHISRIEDNQGRKDARGEGFELRTDNHGAIRAKDGLLISTEGRSQAQSHMLDMGETTSRLTQARDQHETLANLAKDHQAHDADDQDEVAKQLKAQNEAIKGEAKGEEGQHPELTEPYLIMASPAGIQSTTTQTTHQHSGQHHAITSGGHTSISTGRSLLASVKEHLRLFAQQGIRIFSAKGKVQLQAQDNDMELIAKRVVEIMSTGDWIKATAAKGIRLQSGPTEVTITPEGVKWVTPGYDHVYAADHQTFTPASAAAVAMPKLPVIPILADNSLRLDSSALQNADFLPEAATSFSNLSVDADGEKIASMPLSETSSQRFVFAGQAGDADIYLKSDDHWQTEINSLDEGQT